ATCTCTGTCTCTATACTTCTCTCTTGGAAGCAAAATCCAACCGCAGCGAAAGATACAATAACAAGAGCCTTGCTCTGACTCGGGATTTGTTTGAGAGTTGCAATGTTTTAGGTGTACTTTATGAAAGAAGTTTTGCCACTTCTCTCTTCcctctattttattttccatcCACACCTCCCCAACCAAACAAAGCCCTGGAAATAACTCGTACTACCATTAACAACCCTGTAGCTACCCACGAACCTTGAAAAGTACATTTTCAAGTTGACAGCAGAATCACGATGAACAATAAAATATTACACCTCTCAATAACCCCCTAGTTTTTCCTGAGATCTGAAAATTTTAGCATCAAAGATGGAACTAAAAATGAAGGGAACTTCAACAAGACAACATATCAAACAGGCTAGAGGTAAAATGATTGTTCCCATACTTGCTTAGAATGGCAGGACAGAGCAGCATTCTACAcggaagaaaaataatttactgttttattttgtaaattGAAGTTATAGAAGGAAAGGAAGATTAGGACTTCAACTGTAAAGTGCAGTCCATTTTACTCTTTAGGCCCTTCCCTTCCTCCCTCCATTTCCATCCAAAACACCAACTCACAACCACACactttgaatctttgattactCAAAACCCTCAGTAAACTAATATATACAAAAGATGCTGTTTAATTTACCGATTCAAAAATGGATGTCATTACAGAACACCTACCACCAAGAAGTTGCGGTCCAATTTGGCTTTATATAAATTAGTCACAAAAACATAAATACATGCATGACATACACAAGAACAAGGTCCCAAAGGGAGTACACAAAAGAGAACGCATTAGCAGCAAACATGCTGGAACACTTGCAATAAGCATTTACACAAATTGAACATTCTCATTTAGTTTTGACACATTCAACAGAGAACCCAATGGGGCAGCATTCTCACGCATAAAATCCTTTGTTCTAAATCGTCGAACATGTATACACACACAAAAGCGCACACACGCTTGGACGATATATCGTTTAAGATAGAAGATCTGCAGCTAAACATCCATTACAACACAAAAATGACGGTGATAAGTACAAGtaaaccaatcaacaaaagcaGATTCTTCAGAGCATTGTCCTCAGGCCTCAGCTCTTGACGTGTCGCTGCCTGCGTAAAGCCTCGAGCATTACCACCTTGGTGTGAAGTAAACCCAAAAGGATACCCCGAAGTTGTTCCATAGACAGTGGCATCATGAAACGGTTGGAATTGAATGTTAAGCAGTGATGGGATAAACCCTCCAAAAGCAGTGGACAGTGTGAAGTTCCCAAATGTTGCCGTAGCCATAGGTATGAATCCGCCCATCAACCCAAACCCATAATTCCCGAACAAATTGGGCCCCGGCTGTTGGGGTGGCGGCTGTGGCGCTGTCTCCGGCCTCTGGCCCGAGGGACGGTGAGGAACCTCCATTCCAGGATAACTCTTAGTCCTAGGATCAGTCTGAGCCTTACCCCTGCCATAAAGAGGAACCAGCTTCTCTTCCTGCACAAGGGCCTTGCACACAGGGCACTCTTGACATTGAGAGTGATGATGCAGCCACATATAAAGGCATGGCCAACAGAATAGGTGCCCACACAGTGTGATCACTGGATCTTGAGCCAAATCAAAGCATATGTTGCATTCAAAATCACCAGCATCATTAGAACCATTGTTCCCTGAGCAAGATGGGCTTGGATGAGACTCTCTTCTCGGCGTTGTTGTTGATTCCCCAAACCCACTAGCcatcaaagatttttctttttctttttctttttcttttttttttttcttcctgaCCACTCCTTTGAGGAAACTTTTTCCCCAAAAAATGCACAAAACCGAAAACAAAAATTCCTGATCACAACAATTTAAATGGAAAAATAAACGCAGAAATCAACTGCGATATGGAAATCTACGTCAAGAGTTGACGATAACAAGAGCGCAGTTTCTTCGACTAGATCGATCGAAGATGAAAACAATGAGATTACACGTAGATCCACAATTGAATAATTACGGGAAATAGGATTAAAAGATACTGGGAATAGGAAAACTTACGGCTTGGTTGAGAGGAAGATAATCGTTGGCGATGCGGAAAAAGGATTCGAATTCTTGAGTAACCTTCTCCAAAGCCCCAAATTCAAGGGTTACGAAATCCTTCTCGAAAACTCCAGTTGTTTCTGATATTCTTGAATTATTATCttctattttagatttttttttcttttttttttcgttcttCGTCGAAATTTCCTTTTTTTGTCCACggtcttatttttattatttatttatttataaaaattatcttATTAACTCCAGTTGAATTcatgatcttttaattttagtgtaaaatattagagtttttgttttaaataaacattttaaatgttttatacttttatttatcGGTATAGGTAATTTAGATATAATATATCTTTTTGTGTCATATtacttatctcgtttacaaattaattataagaataatactatatatttaagatttttttgttaatcaaattcaatcaagttaatttaatataacaaaaatcaaTTATGACTAACATTAGTCTAAGTTATATTATTTATCTGGTTAAATTTAATtcataaaaagatttaaatgtagagcattattttaattataatacgTGAGAGTTGACATACTTATTCATAATTAATTCTCATTTACACTATAAACATAAATGAGatattgatatttaaaaatataaaaatataattttttcaaataataaaaaaattaataatataatttggaccgatcaaaaaattaaaaattaatatactttgttattatttatatcgattttaattaatttatctcttattaaaaatctaaatttaaaattaataacttctTCACTATTATTAAGTTTTTACTGAATTTATTAAACTAGATTAAAATCTTTCTCACAACTATTAACTTTTTTAGGCTTGTTACACATACAAGTCATTTTGATTTACAAGTTCTATAAATTAGCCCAAATCTAACAAAAACGACGTGCACCACACTCCCTACACCCGAGCGTAAAAATCACGCGTCTTACTCAACCGTTTCGTTTATCCAAAGCGCACTTATTATGAAagactcttcctcttcttcctcaatcaatacCCAAACCCTCGAGATTCAAGCCACATTCAAAACCAAACAAAGCTCTGAAGAAACCGTCCAACTCCTCGCAAAAAgtagaagaaatcaagaagaaaacatacaaatctccataaaaaagaccaaaaagaaggaacaaacattattcaaggtactgtttcatttttttctagGTTTTTCACATTTCTATTTCTGATTTCAAAATTAAAGTACTATATCGTCGTATTTCTCTCTCTGTTTCACTGTTCTTGGTTTAGATCTCATAATACTGTTCTGATGAAACTCTTCAAGTCGTTTACACTGTTTTATATACTTCTAGTGAAATGATTTTTGGGTGTATATATAAACTTTATTTTGTGCatgtttggatttttttaacTAGGTTTGTATACATATAAACTCTGTATGGCGTATTTGTGGGTGTATATGTCAGTATTGAATGTGACTGGTGCTTCTAGTGGCATTTTGAACTTAAATATCGTTCTGAACTCGTATAATGTCATTTTATGCATGTTTGGTTGAGTTGAATATGATTTTGAACTCATTTAATTTCgcttaattgaaaaaacaaaatgTGTATAGGACCAGATTTGGGTGTATGTGGCTGGTATTTGGGTGTACGTGACTGCGTTTTTGGTGTATGTATctgatatttgggtgtattttttatgtattgACAGTATTTCTTTTTCCTTGCAGTAAAAATGACAACCAAGAACCAAGGTGAAAAAAATACAATGTAAGCGCATATATATCTTAGAACAAGtcaattttttctaataaaaatatatgttatttaaatgactctaattttgctttgtttacaGCAAATCAAAGACTTGAAGTGCGCCACCAGACTATTGagtgaaaaatttgaaaagatgagcGAGCAAAAAAAAATGATCGTTCGTGAATTAGGTTTTGGTGGACTCATGCACATCCCACCAATGAATGTGCCTCACAAACTATTAACGGAGTTGGCTAACTCCGTTAAATTGGACAAAAACACACTCGAAACAAGCTATGGTTCCTTTAAAGTTAAACCCAAAACAATAGGGACTACCCTTGACCTCAATGCATCAGGTAACTGATTAAAGAAAATCTCTATAATTTCATTCTCTGTAATATATTCTTCGTAATATCTTATTCTGATATCATGTAATCAAGTAATAAATTTAGGTGTATACGAGTCATATTTGGGTCAATATGAAtcatatttgggtgtatttcaagtaataaattattttcttttcttatagGAGATCCATTTCCTGATAAAGTGAGTTATAAGAATCTTTTTGAAGAGAACAAACTGATTTAGAAGTTTCCAGAGCAACACTCTAAAGACGCTGACCGATGACATGATGAGTATTGGTGTTGAAAATGAACAAGATCGCCTAATATTCAAAAGGATTTTCAACCTCTATATTCAGATGGCGTTCTTGTTGCCAACTACAATAAGCAAAGTATCTCCCGTGCACATAACTCTAATTTTTTAGATGAAGAAAATAATGGAAGATAACTGGGGAGCCCATGTGCTGAATTTCATCATCAAAGGCATAACAAATTACcttctgaaaaagaaaaaataatcgACGGATGCCTCTATGCCTTGATGATAATCTATTTCTATCTAGCAAAAAACAAggacaagaaaagagaagaaatccCTGGACTACCCTGGGTTAGCAACTGAAACAGAGAGAAGCTGGTTGCAAGGATGAGAGCAGAGATAGATGGTCATATGATAAGCAAACAAAATACCTTCTCTAATTTTGGTGTGTTTTATTTATGTAGATGCTGTAAACTAACATTTCTACTGTTTCAGGACATCATCAAGATGgcagaaacaaaaaagaaattgaaagaaatgaaaaagaagaaaagaaaaagaaaagaaaaaaaacaagaaaaaaaagaagtcaAGTTCATCGTCTGAGAGTGATCCATCAGAAACTGAAGTTGATTTTTCCTCTGAGTTTGAGTCGGAAGAAGACTCAGAGGAACCTAGAAGGAAACAACCCAAAAGGACGGCCAAAAAGTAAGTAGTATTTTTGGGTCTATTTTGTCACTTTTACGGTGTTTTTTCCTAATAATTGTTTGCTTTCCAAAATGGAATCCAAAAAGAAGAAGCAAATTTTAGAGGATTCTAGTTCAGAAAGCAAAAGTGAATCCAATGTTGAGTGAGATTCTGAAATTATCATCACTTTCTTTCCTGTttctatcaaaatttaatgTATTAATAGAAGGtttctcatttaatttcaaGAGTGAAGAATcgttaacaattaaaaaaatcgaagaaaaaaattcacacTCCCACCAAAAAGTATGCACTGCTTTCGAGAGTATCTCATCATCAATATTGTTGTATTTGTctgattcataatttttttattttcaggacacaatccaaaaaaaagaaagcacaTACTTGAGGATTCATCTTCAGAAGAAGAAATTCATTCCTATGATCGGTGAGATACTTTCTAAAGCTATCTTACACTCTGTAATCAAAACTATATTTGTTAACATGTATTTTTGAATGTACTGTCAGAACTGAAATTGGAACTGAAACAATAGAAGAATTTTTAAGACAAtcaaaaaataagaaaacaaaTGAAGAAACTGCTGCACAAGGGTATGTTAAATTTGGGTGTATATTACCTTTTTTAAGGTGTTTTGGTTGCTGATTATTATTCTTGCTTTAATTGatagaattttgatatcctgatTTAACTAAATAACACTTTTAATGaatgatatttattttatacttaGAATGCCGGAGGTAAATTTAGCAAACGAGACTGATCATTTGTTTCAATGACAGACGGATCAAAGCAGTGTAAAGAAACCTTCGGATTGcatgtaatttatttttctaataccattttttaaattcttttttaccATATTcttctaattctgtatatatttttttagaacaaagagccctttaatgttttattcaagaaaaaaatgcaggaaaaaaataaaaatctgcaACTACGTAAGTTCTAAAAAAAGCCTTTCCGGGTGTATTTGGTTATTATTTTGGTGCATTGTCTTTTTATTTGGGTGGATTTTAGGTTGTGTCGGGAAGAAGAATCGGTGAGTGACCCAACTTAACAATAGATAATCGTTTTTCAACCGCCCTCTCAACCGCTTAATATATAAGTTTTATAACTAAATTTCAACCTTCTAATCATCTATTTTAAAGGGCTTTCTTAAcgttttatttttgtcttgttTAGAGTTCTAATTCAACTATGCCTGCCTTCATCCCAGACAACATGAGCAAGCCCTGTGCCACCATTTGAACTATCCCCCCAATAGAGATGTGAGAAATAATATTCGGGTGCATTTCGTTATTGTTTGgatatattattttcttatttgGGTTTATATCTTGAAAATTAAGCtgtaattgattttttttataatttaattcgTTTTCTCTAACCCTGCAGCACTCCACAACCCCAGAAAGTTTATGAAAGCACATCGACGGTGCCACCAGCTCCATCTAAAATGTAAGTTCAGCACAATAGAACTTGGTTTTCGATATCATTTGTCTATTCTTATTCTTATAGTATGATATATGTCAACACGCAGTGATCCAACCCCTGAAGCCACTGTTGCTGCACTATTGATGATGGCTTGGACAGCATCCTATGCACCTAGAGAATTTTTGTTGCCATCATTCAACCTTGGCTTTACTGATTCAAGCCAAGAAGAAACACAGACCCAAGAGGGGGAGGGGCAACCAGAACTTCAGGTGGAAAAAAATCCGAAAATCACAGTACTAATAGAAAAATTAGATGTGCTGGTGAAAAAAATTGCAAAGAGTGGGAAAAAGACAGCACTGAATTTTGCAGAAGGTAAAAGTCCCCCAATTGAAAAGCATATTGTGGGCCAGATTTTTAACAAGTTTGAAACTCTTGCAAGGAGAAAACTAATGTCGATcgaaatgaaagaaaaatgctACCTTTGGGCCACATTTATAAGGACATATAGGGACGGAACTACTGATGAGTATGATCCACTTTGCACACTCAATGCCCAACAACTATTGGTGTTGTCAAAAGTCCACTTTGCATCTTTAAAATCTACTTCATATATCGAAGCTGACGTAAAATTAGAATAAGATTAATGATTATGTTATGACATGTGACTGCAATATTGattgataaaattaattaggctattttgtttttctatattgtCACTGCTATATGCCTGATACTGAAccaagaaaatattaaaagattcTAGGAAGAAAATTACTGTTTTACGCATAATATTGTGGTAAGGAGTAATGTAACAAATTTGGGtgcattttgttttcttttggaTGTATTAAAAGATTTCTTTTAGTGTTTTACAAATGCTGCAGAAAATGGTCATTGAAAATCATCCAGGTGAGGAGTTCTTACAGCCGAAATCCAAAAATCCATTTAAGGTCGAAGACTACCCAATATTTATTTGGATGTGACAAAATTAGCATCACATCCATATGTAAGTTTTCATTTCTAAAACTTCTTATCACAATTCTTTAGTATGTGCAAATTAAACTAAAACAATGTTCAATGTAGACATGCTTCAGATTTTTGCATCTGTTTATTATTTAGAGAATTGATGGATATAGGTGGCTGAcgtaagaaagaaaaaattttataaacttGACCCTTTCACAAGGAGTGTCCCTCCAAACCCATAATgaaactaaataaatttattctaaGTTGATTATGTTTTTTGCGTTTTaaaatttgggtgtatttcaATTCAAAGTAAGGCGTTTAATGTGTTCGTTTGGGTGTATTCATTTATTAGATTTATTCCTTCTTATATTCtgctttgttttttttttttagaggTATGTGATTTCAAGAATTAGGATATATACCGGGGGACACCTCTCAAGATAAAAGATCGTGAAATTGAACCTCCATACATTGACATTTTAGGCCAACAAACACCATACAAATCTTTTACTCTGAAAATTGTATTTTCTCTTGTTGtcctattttaatttgttaaattattttttgtttctatcTATGATTGTGATGTTTATGTAATTAAATGACTTGAAATAATCCAGTCTCAAAACGTTAAAAAGGGAAAGTATAAGTGGGACAATTGGATTCAGGTaattgtatttaaaattatataactCTCTATTACTTTTCTAAATTAATAGagttgattaaaaaaaatattctttcaAATTGTAGGCGGAGGTGGACCACTTC
Above is a genomic segment from Arachis stenosperma cultivar V10309 chromosome 1, arast.V10309.gnm1.PFL2, whole genome shotgun sequence containing:
- the LOC130969922 gene encoding uncharacterized protein LOC130969922, which translates into the protein MASGFGESTTTPRRESHPSPSCSGNNGSNDAGDFECNICFDLAQDPVITLCGHLFCWPCLYMWLHHHSQCQECPVCKALVQEEKLVPLYGRGKAQTDPRTKSYPGMEVPHRPSGQRPETAPQPPPQQPGPNLFGNYGFGLMGGFIPMATATFGNFTLSTAFGGFIPSLLNIQFQPFHDATVYGTTSGYPFGFTSHQGGNARGFTQAATRQELRPEDNALKNLLLLIGLLVLITVIFVL